Proteins co-encoded in one Pyxidicoccus xibeiensis genomic window:
- a CDS encoding sigma 54-interacting transcriptional regulator: protein MSSDLDTIPLAPEGGEQGARKGPVRLLVFSPTLALTFPLPESGSVVIGRGAEADVRIDSAALSRRHAELTLGPRPTVKDLGSSNGTRVGGRRLEPEEVCELTPGSALELGDLTLLLQHAPAVAATSASRPRSVWSHAALEARLEEACLRAEAGGSAFRLVRIRGLHAAHAAQVCEAVATALDPLDVLAGYAPQEWHALVWEEQPGRGDEVEADIADELNRRGLSFALGHARFPQEGRTPEALLARAGEGARGETPDAREGDIVVVDPAMQRLHSLVRQVASSPFTVLLLGETGVGKEVFAEAVHRHSPRAQGPFVRLNCAAFSESLLESELFGHDKGAFTGAVKAKPGLLEAANGGTLFLDEVAELPAGVQAKLLRVLEQREVLRLGELRPRPLDVRFVAATHKDLAAEVARGAFRQDLSFRLDGLSLTIPPLRERRAELVHLAHAFLRLAARAMGRTTAPTLSPEAREALLRYAWPGNLRELRNVMERAVVLGAVDVVRPEHLPLEKLLAPRLPPTAAPPPATDASSGQRQRIADALERHGGNQTEAARELGVSRKTLGVWMDAHGIPRPRRGAPPR, encoded by the coding sequence GTGAGCTCGGACCTGGACACGATTCCCCTCGCACCCGAGGGCGGCGAGCAGGGCGCACGCAAGGGACCGGTCCGGCTGCTCGTCTTCAGCCCGACGCTGGCCCTCACGTTTCCCCTTCCCGAGTCGGGGAGCGTCGTCATCGGTCGCGGCGCCGAGGCGGACGTGCGCATCGACTCGGCCGCGCTCTCCCGCAGGCACGCGGAGCTGACGCTCGGTCCACGCCCCACCGTGAAGGACCTCGGCAGCTCCAACGGCACGCGCGTCGGCGGACGCCGGCTGGAGCCTGAGGAAGTCTGTGAGCTCACGCCCGGCAGCGCGCTGGAGCTCGGCGACCTGACGCTGCTCCTCCAGCACGCGCCCGCCGTGGCCGCGACCTCCGCCTCGCGGCCTCGCTCCGTGTGGAGCCATGCGGCGCTGGAGGCCCGGCTGGAAGAGGCCTGCCTGCGCGCGGAGGCCGGCGGCTCCGCCTTCCGCCTCGTGCGCATTCGCGGCCTCCACGCGGCGCACGCCGCCCAGGTCTGCGAAGCAGTCGCCACCGCCCTGGACCCGCTGGATGTCCTGGCCGGGTACGCCCCCCAGGAGTGGCATGCCCTCGTCTGGGAGGAGCAGCCCGGGCGCGGAGACGAGGTGGAGGCCGACATCGCCGACGAGCTGAACCGGCGCGGGCTGTCCTTCGCCCTGGGCCACGCGCGCTTCCCTCAAGAAGGCCGCACGCCCGAGGCACTGCTGGCTCGCGCGGGCGAGGGTGCGCGCGGGGAGACTCCGGACGCCCGTGAGGGCGACATCGTCGTCGTCGACCCCGCGATGCAGCGCCTGCACTCGCTGGTGCGGCAGGTGGCCTCCAGCCCCTTCACCGTACTGCTGCTCGGCGAGACGGGCGTGGGCAAGGAGGTCTTCGCCGAGGCCGTGCACCGTCACTCGCCGAGGGCCCAGGGGCCCTTCGTGCGGCTCAACTGCGCTGCCTTCTCCGAGTCGCTGCTGGAGAGCGAGCTGTTCGGCCACGACAAGGGCGCCTTCACCGGCGCCGTGAAGGCCAAGCCCGGCCTGCTCGAAGCGGCCAACGGCGGCACCCTCTTCCTGGACGAGGTCGCCGAGCTGCCCGCGGGCGTCCAGGCCAAGCTGCTGCGCGTGCTGGAGCAGCGCGAGGTGCTGCGCCTGGGCGAGCTGCGCCCCCGCCCGCTCGACGTGCGCTTCGTGGCCGCCACCCACAAGGACCTCGCGGCGGAGGTGGCGCGCGGCGCCTTCCGGCAGGACCTCTCCTTCCGGCTGGATGGCCTCAGCCTCACCATCCCCCCGCTGCGCGAGCGCCGCGCGGAGCTGGTCCACCTGGCGCACGCCTTCCTGCGGCTGGCCGCGCGCGCCATGGGCCGCACCACCGCGCCCACGCTGTCACCGGAAGCGCGCGAGGCGCTGCTGCGCTACGCCTGGCCCGGCAACCTGCGCGAGCTGCGCAACGTCATGGAGCGCGCCGTGGTGCTCGGTGCCGTGGACGTGGTGCGGCCCGAGCACCTGCCGCTGGAGAAGCTCCTCGCGCCCCGGCTGCCGCCCACCGCCGCGCCCCCACCCGCCACCGACGCGAGCAGCGGGCAGCGGCAGCGAATCGCCGACGCCCTGGAGCGCCACGGCGGCAACCAGACGGAGGCCGCGCGGGAGCTGGGGGTGTCGCGCAAGACGCTCGGCGTCTGGATGGACGCACATGGCATCCCCCGGCCGCGGCGCGGCGCCCCTCCGCGCTGA
- a CDS encoding GreA/GreB family elongation factor, producing the protein MRLDKHALLNQLADRLQQSDRLAHRAEAEAREAARSLATESEKKEDGRAALEFGSLATGQAARARRVQEELQALTAFGQGELPRFPRQGPVALGAIVDMSTEDDEGFAERTFFVLPAGAGTELTGPGGDGFLSVITPASPVGRALMGRRAGDVVEVTLAGEVREWTVLEVA; encoded by the coding sequence ATGCGACTCGACAAGCATGCACTCCTGAACCAGCTGGCGGACCGCCTCCAGCAGAGCGACAGGCTGGCCCACCGGGCCGAGGCCGAGGCTCGCGAGGCGGCCCGCAGCCTGGCCACGGAGTCGGAGAAGAAGGAAGACGGCCGCGCCGCGCTGGAGTTCGGCAGCCTCGCCACCGGTCAGGCCGCTCGCGCGCGCCGCGTCCAGGAGGAGCTCCAGGCGCTGACGGCCTTCGGCCAGGGAGAGCTGCCGCGCTTCCCGCGTCAGGGGCCCGTGGCGCTGGGCGCCATCGTCGACATGAGCACCGAGGACGACGAGGGCTTCGCCGAGCGCACCTTCTTCGTGCTGCCGGCGGGCGCGGGCACCGAGCTGACGGGCCCCGGCGGCGACGGCTTCCTGTCCGTCATCACCCCCGCCTCGCCCGTGGGCCGAGCCCTCATGGGCCGCAGGGCCGGCGACGTGGTGGAGGTGACGCTGGCGGGTGAGGTGCGCGAATGGACGGTGCTCGAGGTGGCATGA
- a CDS encoding toxin-antitoxin system YwqK family antitoxin, which yields MKPTAHHWMLTALFVSSWSPAALAQAASTGGPTRMQELDAAIVELKASQAEAPANMKDGVARQVTALENSKKLQQMVDDANAQTKAHRPALTEEQKSFFTPVAPEKLPVWIPDTLTRAQAKEDMLKCPAGAKVFADAHALDCRIPGPRGSIPMPHGLALWFYKSTGKLKGQRFYENGLLRWAIAYHHTGGRDTEGRYDDAKPKQHREHGLHTGYAPNGTVIRQAEYTSGVLQGWSRVWEDDGYPMGATRYEKGKNVERRGHGTGNP from the coding sequence ATGAAACCCACCGCCCACCACTGGATGCTGACCGCCCTCTTCGTCTCCTCATGGAGCCCCGCCGCGCTCGCGCAGGCGGCTTCCACCGGAGGCCCCACGCGCATGCAGGAGCTGGACGCCGCCATCGTCGAGCTCAAGGCGAGCCAGGCCGAGGCCCCGGCGAACATGAAGGACGGCGTCGCGCGGCAAGTCACCGCGCTGGAGAACTCGAAGAAGCTGCAGCAGATGGTCGACGACGCGAACGCGCAGACCAAGGCCCACCGGCCCGCGCTCACCGAGGAGCAGAAGTCCTTCTTCACGCCGGTGGCGCCCGAGAAGCTGCCGGTCTGGATTCCCGACACCCTCACGCGCGCCCAGGCCAAGGAGGACATGCTGAAGTGCCCGGCCGGCGCGAAGGTGTTCGCGGACGCGCACGCGCTGGACTGCCGAATCCCGGGCCCGAGAGGCTCCATTCCCATGCCCCACGGGCTGGCGCTCTGGTTCTACAAGTCCACCGGGAAGCTGAAGGGCCAGCGCTTCTACGAGAACGGGCTGTTGCGCTGGGCCATCGCGTACCACCACACCGGCGGGCGTGACACGGAGGGCCGGTACGACGACGCGAAGCCGAAGCAGCACCGCGAGCACGGCCTGCACACCGGCTACGCGCCCAACGGCACCGTCATCCGCCAGGCCGAGTACACCTCGGGTGTCCTCCAGGGCTGGAGCCGGGTGTGGGAGGACGACGGCTACCCCATGGGCGCCACGCGCTACGAGAAGGGAAAGAATGTGGAGCGCAGGGGCCACGGCACCGGCAACCCCTGA
- a CDS encoding ATP-binding protein, protein MSSLPSLKTETPAPPMPLTWPAAFVGLMFGVMLSYVPYEFRMAAFRPLYPYVRTLGLVYLAGSILLIAALLYPRAPRWLDWTGRATLVAAMALYWWVLNVLPGSVTGIVLYPLLFGGLVVEAWPAMRQRPVLRAFAALVGASFGVALLAAPERFLFSVYAHLRPLRPLVGALFTLAGVGLLLPSGRLHPRLPHVLMGVLAVPFALLAYALGLNSAWLGASVYAVLTLACVAQALDWRPRAPRTVGWKLLRGLAFAGLVPLLALGGLAAFLAQRAIEQQVRDDTQRAAAGEADFLRRYLKDSRQSLDLLLESPGFRAAFATGERARLEPYLSNLAAQARAFDAALAVDATGRVLATSPGAEDWELAAHEVIAEALARGGAGVSPPFLRPPGRPLVAMTQPFEHEGELRGMLVGLLSLERLSGDTTPASLRFRVQVLDRRGLKVLRDTAPGAVLLGEAHLPKELGAELARPGSGIMEAFDAADRRILAAEAPVEDTAWSVLVTQELGVAYAAITRMSAAVVGLVVLGVLLALVLSQLVARDVIRRLDALREATSALAAGDLERRVEVEEDDELGELARSFNEMAARTGDAQAELKEAVRTREEFLSVASHELRTPLTPLKGFAALTLQRLEQSVDFPERERMLKALRSMARQTERLARLVDDLLDTARIQGGRFDLERERVDLVPLLAEVLERFELRGETGITFELRAPAHAVEGDWDAPRLDQVLTNLVSNAVRYSPQGGTVRLSLEEEPEHIVVHVKDEGIGIPPESLGKLFRPFARASNAQARHYGGLGLGLFICREIVERHGGTIWAESPGPQRGSAFYVRLPRHVAQPAPSPEPAPASDPSSAHAA, encoded by the coding sequence ATGTCTTCGCTACCTTCCCTGAAAACCGAGACACCCGCCCCGCCGATGCCACTGACGTGGCCCGCGGCCTTCGTGGGCCTGATGTTCGGGGTGATGCTGTCGTATGTGCCGTACGAGTTCCGGATGGCCGCGTTCCGGCCCCTGTACCCGTATGTGCGCACGCTGGGCCTCGTGTACCTGGCGGGCAGCATCCTCCTCATCGCCGCGCTGCTGTACCCGCGCGCGCCGCGCTGGCTGGACTGGACGGGCCGCGCGACGCTCGTCGCCGCCATGGCGCTGTACTGGTGGGTGCTGAATGTCCTGCCCGGCAGCGTCACCGGCATCGTCCTCTACCCGCTGCTCTTCGGCGGCCTGGTCGTGGAGGCGTGGCCCGCCATGCGCCAGCGCCCCGTGCTGCGCGCCTTCGCGGCCCTCGTCGGCGCGTCGTTCGGCGTGGCCCTGCTCGCGGCGCCGGAGCGCTTCCTGTTCTCCGTGTACGCGCACCTGCGGCCGCTGCGTCCGCTGGTGGGCGCGCTCTTCACCCTGGCCGGCGTGGGGCTGCTGCTGCCCTCGGGACGGCTGCACCCGCGGCTGCCGCATGTCCTCATGGGCGTGCTGGCGGTGCCCTTCGCCCTGCTGGCGTACGCGCTGGGCCTCAACTCGGCGTGGCTGGGCGCCAGCGTGTACGCGGTGCTCACCCTGGCGTGCGTGGCGCAGGCGCTGGACTGGCGCCCGCGCGCCCCGCGCACCGTGGGGTGGAAGCTGTTGCGCGGGCTGGCCTTCGCCGGGCTGGTGCCGCTGCTGGCGCTGGGCGGGCTGGCGGCGTTCCTCGCGCAGCGGGCGATTGAGCAGCAGGTGCGCGACGACACGCAGCGCGCGGCGGCGGGCGAGGCGGACTTCCTGCGGCGCTACCTGAAGGACTCCCGCCAGTCGCTGGACCTGCTGCTGGAGTCCCCCGGCTTCCGCGCCGCCTTCGCCACCGGCGAGCGGGCCCGGCTGGAGCCATACCTGAGCAACCTGGCCGCCCAGGCGCGCGCCTTCGACGCCGCGCTCGCGGTGGATGCGACGGGCCGCGTGCTGGCCACCTCGCCGGGCGCGGAGGACTGGGAGCTGGCGGCGCATGAAGTCATCGCCGAGGCGCTCGCGCGCGGCGGCGCCGGGGTGTCCCCGCCCTTCCTCCGCCCGCCGGGCCGCCCCCTGGTGGCGATGACGCAGCCCTTCGAGCACGAGGGGGAGCTGCGCGGCATGCTGGTGGGCCTGCTGTCGCTGGAGCGGCTGAGCGGCGACACCACGCCCGCGTCGCTGCGCTTCCGCGTGCAGGTGCTGGACAGGCGCGGCCTCAAGGTGCTGCGCGACACGGCGCCCGGCGCCGTGCTGCTGGGCGAGGCGCACCTGCCGAAGGAGCTGGGCGCGGAGCTGGCCCGGCCCGGCAGCGGCATCATGGAGGCCTTCGACGCGGCCGACCGCCGCATCCTCGCCGCCGAGGCGCCCGTGGAGGACACCGCCTGGAGCGTCCTGGTGACGCAGGAGCTGGGGGTGGCCTACGCCGCCATTACGCGCATGAGCGCCGCGGTGGTGGGCCTGGTGGTGCTGGGCGTGCTGCTGGCCCTGGTCCTGTCGCAGCTCGTCGCCCGCGACGTCATCCGCCGCCTGGATGCCCTGCGCGAGGCCACCTCCGCGCTGGCAGCGGGGGACCTGGAGCGGCGCGTGGAGGTGGAGGAGGACGACGAGCTGGGCGAGCTGGCGCGCAGCTTCAACGAGATGGCGGCCCGCACCGGCGACGCGCAGGCGGAGCTCAAGGAGGCCGTGCGCACGCGCGAGGAGTTCCTCAGCGTGGCCAGCCACGAGCTGCGCACGCCGCTCACGCCCCTCAAGGGCTTCGCCGCCCTCACGCTGCAGCGGCTGGAGCAGAGCGTGGACTTCCCGGAGCGCGAGCGGATGCTCAAGGCGCTGCGCTCCATGGCCCGGCAGACGGAGCGGCTGGCGCGGCTGGTGGACGACCTGCTGGACACCGCGCGAATCCAGGGCGGCCGCTTCGATTTGGAGCGCGAGCGCGTGGACCTGGTGCCGCTGCTGGCCGAGGTGCTGGAGCGCTTCGAGCTGCGCGGCGAGACGGGCATCACCTTCGAGCTGCGCGCCCCCGCCCACGCGGTGGAGGGCGACTGGGACGCGCCCCGGTTGGACCAGGTGCTCACCAACCTGGTGAGCAACGCCGTGCGCTACTCGCCCCAGGGCGGCACCGTGCGCCTGTCGCTGGAGGAGGAGCCTGAGCACATCGTGGTGCACGTGAAGGACGAGGGCATCGGCATTCCGCCGGAGAGCCTGGGCAAGCTGTTCCGCCCCTTCGCCCGCGCGTCCAACGCCCAGGCGCGCCACTACGGCGGGCTGGGCCTGGGCCTCTTCATCTGCCGCGAAATCGTGGAGCGCCACGGCGGCACCATCTGGGCGGAGAGCCCGGGCCCCCAGCGCGGCAGCGCCTTCTACGTGCGGCTGCCCCGGCACGTGGCCCAGCCCGCGCCCTCGCCCGAGCCGGCACCGGCGTCAGACCCGTCTTCCGCGCACGCGGCGTGA
- a CDS encoding protein kinase domain-containing protein, with product MTCPDKPTLLAFQRGTLLPDEAARVRLHLETCGACRRFDAPTVELAPRAPGPAVGAGSGADAQQATSTLDLAGSPGAASAPSPKQLGRYLLLARLGAGGMGEVFKAYDPELDRRVAVKLLRPELLAGPGADENRARMLREAQALARLADSRVVTVHDAGAHGDQVFLAMEYVEGQTLREWLEAGPQPWRQVLERFLEAGWGLAAAHAAGLVHRDFKPQNVLVARDGRVKVADFGLARGADDATAAAPTEGLAPLSVVTHAGIVLGTPAYMAPEQRAGRTVDARADQYAFSVALYEALYGRHPLHGVPPGGAPLPPPSRPGVPRGLAPVLLRGMASLPEARFPSMAALLGALAREASAPQRRRRALLAGALTVATATGLFLWRAEAPVPCQGAEAQWAASWSAVRAEAVGKALRSTGVPYANDAATEVARRVEDYGRQWVAQHTEACQATRLRGEQGEEMLDLRMTCLARRRRAVEALAGVLLSADARVTQHAVQAVESLPELEDCADLASLRAAPRPPSDPAVRARLEAARGLVDEGRTLLNAARLKASTAALEKARGEARALSALDVEAEALLIEGRLHWRAGRYDQAAERMTEASHAASAVRDEPLLARALIDLAQVESGLLRRHEAAELRLRDARVVLERLQWPERIEARYYFVAGMNAEDRERHAESLEALDRAQAHFERLPSKLPLIQVLMFRANPLIGLGRLAEAEQSVLRSLALREASQGSKHPELGPGYVILGNVLSFQGRLDEAVEAQHKALALFEPAYGKESLQVAAALHNLGVLESWRGNLDAALEAAERSRMLFEKKLGAEHPEAAKVQRTVADIWLAQGRAREALPVLELALARFEAKEGRESETLTHFLTSLGEARLALGQPQRAVESLERALTLTSARSRPEDVARTRFALGRALWHSGKERARARELVASARAVFETKGPANTRSLEEVRDWLATHAAEARRP from the coding sequence GTGACGTGTCCCGACAAGCCCACGCTGCTCGCGTTTCAAAGAGGAACGCTGCTTCCGGATGAAGCAGCGCGCGTCCGGCTGCACCTGGAGACCTGTGGCGCCTGCCGGCGCTTCGATGCTCCCACGGTGGAACTCGCCCCGCGAGCACCGGGCCCAGCAGTGGGCGCAGGGAGTGGCGCCGATGCGCAGCAGGCCACGAGCACGCTGGACCTCGCTGGCTCGCCGGGGGCCGCCAGCGCTCCGAGCCCGAAGCAGCTCGGACGCTACCTGCTGCTGGCGCGGCTCGGGGCCGGCGGCATGGGCGAGGTGTTCAAGGCGTATGACCCCGAGCTCGACCGCCGCGTCGCCGTGAAGCTGCTGCGCCCCGAGCTGCTCGCGGGGCCCGGCGCCGACGAGAACCGCGCCCGCATGCTTCGCGAAGCCCAGGCGCTGGCGCGGCTCGCGGACTCGCGCGTCGTCACCGTGCACGACGCGGGGGCGCATGGCGACCAGGTCTTCCTCGCCATGGAGTACGTCGAAGGACAGACGCTGCGCGAGTGGCTGGAGGCAGGGCCGCAGCCCTGGCGGCAGGTGCTGGAGCGCTTCCTCGAAGCGGGCTGGGGGCTGGCCGCCGCGCATGCGGCCGGACTCGTCCACCGGGACTTCAAGCCGCAGAACGTCCTGGTGGCTCGCGACGGGCGCGTGAAGGTGGCGGACTTCGGGCTCGCGCGTGGCGCCGATGACGCCACCGCCGCCGCTCCCACGGAGGGCCTCGCACCCCTCTCGGTGGTGACCCATGCGGGCATCGTCCTCGGCACTCCGGCGTACATGGCTCCGGAGCAGCGCGCGGGCCGCACCGTGGACGCGCGCGCCGACCAGTACGCCTTCAGTGTCGCGCTCTACGAAGCCCTCTACGGGCGCCATCCCCTCCACGGTGTGCCTCCGGGCGGCGCTCCACTCCCGCCTCCGTCCAGGCCCGGCGTTCCTCGCGGGCTTGCTCCCGTGCTCCTGCGCGGCATGGCCTCGCTGCCCGAGGCCCGCTTCCCCTCGATGGCGGCGCTGCTCGGGGCGCTCGCCCGTGAGGCCTCGGCGCCCCAGCGTCGGCGGCGCGCACTGCTGGCCGGAGCGCTCACGGTGGCCACCGCGACGGGGCTCTTCCTGTGGCGGGCGGAGGCTCCCGTGCCCTGCCAGGGCGCTGAAGCGCAGTGGGCCGCGTCCTGGAGCGCGGTGCGCGCGGAGGCTGTCGGCAAGGCGCTGCGGAGCACCGGCGTTCCGTACGCGAACGACGCCGCCACCGAGGTGGCCCGCCGCGTGGAGGACTACGGGCGGCAGTGGGTGGCACAGCACACGGAGGCGTGCCAGGCCACCCGCCTTCGCGGCGAGCAGGGCGAGGAGATGCTGGACCTGCGCATGACCTGCCTCGCCCGGCGGCGGCGGGCCGTGGAGGCACTGGCGGGCGTGCTGCTGTCGGCGGACGCCCGGGTGACGCAGCACGCGGTGCAGGCCGTGGAGTCCCTGCCGGAGCTGGAGGACTGCGCCGACCTGGCCTCGCTGCGCGCGGCCCCGCGTCCTCCCTCGGACCCGGCCGTGCGCGCGCGGCTGGAGGCGGCGCGTGGCCTCGTCGACGAGGGACGCACGCTCCTGAATGCGGCGCGGCTGAAGGCGTCGACGGCGGCGCTGGAGAAGGCTCGTGGCGAGGCCCGGGCCCTGTCCGCGCTGGACGTGGAGGCCGAGGCCCTCCTCATCGAGGGACGGCTGCACTGGCGCGCGGGACGCTATGACCAGGCGGCGGAGCGGATGACGGAGGCGTCCCACGCCGCGAGCGCCGTCCGCGATGAGCCGCTGCTCGCTCGCGCGCTGATTGACCTGGCCCAGGTGGAGAGCGGCCTGCTGCGCCGCCATGAAGCCGCGGAGCTGCGGCTCCGTGACGCGCGGGTGGTGCTGGAGCGGCTGCAGTGGCCCGAGCGCATCGAGGCCCGCTACTACTTCGTGGCGGGGATGAACGCGGAGGACCGCGAGCGGCACGCCGAGTCGCTGGAGGCGCTGGACCGCGCGCAGGCCCACTTCGAGCGCCTGCCGAGCAAGCTGCCCCTCATCCAGGTGCTGATGTTTCGCGCCAATCCGCTCATCGGCCTCGGCCGGCTCGCGGAGGCCGAGCAGTCCGTGCTCCGCTCCCTGGCACTGCGCGAGGCGTCGCAAGGCTCCAAGCATCCGGAGCTCGGGCCCGGGTACGTCATCCTGGGAAACGTCCTCTCGTTCCAGGGACGGCTCGACGAGGCCGTGGAGGCGCAGCACAAGGCGCTCGCCCTCTTCGAGCCGGCCTACGGCAAGGAGAGCCTCCAGGTGGCGGCGGCGCTGCACAACCTGGGCGTGCTGGAATCGTGGCGGGGCAACCTCGACGCCGCGCTGGAGGCCGCGGAGCGCTCACGGATGCTCTTCGAGAAGAAGCTGGGCGCGGAGCATCCCGAGGCCGCCAAGGTCCAGCGCACCGTCGCGGACATCTGGCTGGCCCAGGGACGCGCTCGCGAGGCGCTGCCCGTGCTGGAGCTGGCGCTCGCACGGTTCGAGGCCAAGGAGGGACGCGAGAGCGAGACGCTCACCCACTTCCTCACCAGCCTCGGCGAGGCCCGCCTGGCGCTGGGACAGCCCCAGCGCGCCGTGGAGTCGCTGGAGCGCGCGCTCACGCTGACGTCGGCTCGCAGCCGGCCCGAGGACGTGGCGCGGACGCGCTTCGCGCTGGGACGCGCGCTGTGGCACTCGGGGAAGGAGCGGGCACGGGCCCGCGAGCTGGTCGCGTCCGCGCGCGCGGTCTTCGAGACGAAGGGGCCCGCGAACACCCGCTCGCTGGAAGAGGTGCGGGACTGGCTGGCCACCCATGCCGCCGAGGCGCGCCGGCCCTGA
- a CDS encoding sensor histidine kinase translates to MASGSARLSMFDQDSEEGVDALLNDAVLGLLLEQATDALVLVDAAGRVLAFNTEATRQFRIVRPECVEHGRLPGCVWVRADGLAPLEVSPLTQGLAGEWVKEARWGLRRPDGTVVVLRGSVVPLGVRDGSAAGVLLRAREEVATGLDAASAARLLAEAGALLGAALDAEERMEPLLRLLVPTLADAGVLYLGPPGEPARAVAAVHAEPARHVVLVDLLRRYPPDPGLPGSLPPLFDTGRTERVRLTDAHLAAAARDLEQARLLRSLELRCYLGVPLVARGRVIGALALFRTDVARDFSVEEERLAEELSRRTALSLDNARLLREAREAVRLRDEFLGIASHELKTPLTPLHLKVQLLHKQVELAAARGQPVSAERVSETLEVVQRQVRRLTSLVDNLLDVSRITAGRLKLELEEMDLASVAAEILYRFAPSASQLNCALELHAPMAVVGRWDRLRLEQVVTNLLSNALKYGAGQPVSVHVEAQGRLARLTVRDGGIGISAEDLPRIFERFERAVSDRHYGGLGLGLYITRQIVEAFGGTVRATSALGQGSTFVLELPRGDIPEEWLSIPGLSKPSEPGAAGGASA, encoded by the coding sequence ATGGCTTCTGGAAGCGCCCGGCTCTCGATGTTCGACCAGGACTCCGAGGAAGGGGTCGACGCCCTGCTGAACGATGCGGTCCTCGGGTTGCTGCTCGAGCAGGCGACCGACGCGCTCGTCCTGGTCGACGCCGCGGGACGCGTCCTTGCCTTCAACACAGAAGCCACGCGGCAGTTCCGCATCGTCCGGCCCGAGTGCGTGGAGCATGGCCGGCTGCCCGGGTGTGTCTGGGTCCGCGCGGACGGCCTGGCGCCCCTGGAGGTGTCACCGCTGACGCAGGGACTGGCGGGCGAGTGGGTGAAGGAGGCGCGCTGGGGCCTGCGCCGGCCGGACGGGACGGTGGTGGTGCTGCGAGGCTCGGTGGTGCCACTGGGCGTGCGGGACGGCAGCGCCGCCGGTGTGCTGCTGCGCGCGCGGGAGGAGGTGGCGACCGGGCTGGACGCGGCGAGCGCGGCGCGGCTGCTGGCGGAGGCGGGCGCGCTGCTGGGCGCCGCGCTGGACGCCGAGGAGCGGATGGAGCCCCTGCTGCGCCTGCTCGTGCCCACGCTGGCGGACGCCGGGGTGCTGTACCTGGGGCCGCCGGGAGAGCCGGCGCGCGCGGTGGCCGCGGTGCACGCGGAGCCCGCGCGGCACGTGGTGCTGGTGGACCTGCTGCGCCGCTACCCGCCGGACCCGGGGCTGCCGGGGAGCCTGCCGCCGCTGTTCGACACCGGCCGCACGGAGCGCGTGCGACTGACGGACGCGCACCTGGCCGCCGCCGCGCGGGACCTGGAGCAGGCGCGGCTGTTGCGCTCGCTGGAGCTGCGCTGCTACCTGGGCGTGCCGCTGGTGGCGCGCGGGCGCGTCATCGGCGCGCTGGCCCTGTTCCGCACCGACGTGGCGCGGGACTTCAGCGTGGAGGAGGAGCGGCTGGCGGAGGAGCTGTCGCGCCGCACCGCCCTCTCGCTGGACAACGCGCGGCTCTTGCGCGAGGCGCGCGAGGCGGTGCGCCTGCGCGACGAGTTCCTGGGCATCGCCAGCCACGAGCTGAAGACGCCGCTGACGCCGCTGCACCTCAAGGTCCAGCTGCTGCACAAGCAGGTGGAGCTGGCCGCGGCGCGGGGCCAGCCGGTGTCCGCGGAGCGCGTGTCGGAGACGCTGGAAGTCGTGCAGCGCCAGGTGCGCCGGCTGACGAGCCTGGTGGACAACCTGCTGGACGTGTCGCGCATCACCGCGGGCCGGCTGAAGCTGGAGCTGGAGGAGATGGACCTGGCGAGCGTGGCGGCGGAAATCCTCTACCGCTTCGCCCCGTCCGCCTCGCAGCTCAACTGCGCGCTGGAGCTGCACGCGCCCATGGCGGTGGTGGGCCGGTGGGACCGGCTGCGGCTGGAGCAGGTGGTGACGAACCTCCTGTCCAACGCGCTGAAGTACGGCGCCGGCCAGCCGGTGTCCGTGCACGTGGAGGCGCAAGGGCGCCTGGCCCGGCTCACCGTGCGCGACGGCGGCATCGGCATCTCCGCGGAGGACCTGCCGCGCATCTTCGAGCGCTTCGAGCGCGCGGTGAGCGACAGGCACTACGGCGGGCTGGGCCTGGGGCTCTACATCACCCGGCAGATTGTGGAGGCCTTCGGCGGCACGGTGCGCGCCACCAGCGCCCTGGGCCAGGGCTCCACCTTCGTCCTGGAGCTGCCGCGCGGAGACATCCCCGAGGAGTGGCTGTCCATTCCAGGGCTCTCCAAGCCTTCCGAGCCCGGCGCGGCCGGCGGCGCCTCCGCCTGA